The region GGACCCGCGAACTGATCGAAGGAGACGCCCATGTCGCGCAACATGTCGACCGCGTGCGGCGCGACGCCGTCGCCGCACGATTTGTCGCGCGGAAACACGCATCGGTCCAGTAACAGAACTTCAGCGCCGGCTGTCGCGAGCGCGTGTGCCGCGGCGGAACCGGCGGGCCCCGCTCCGACTACGACGACGTCAGCCGGCATCGCGAATCGCGACGATCTCGGCGATCACCGCGTCGACTTCCTCGATCGTGTTGTAGAAGTGCGGCCCGATGCGAATGCCTGCGCCCGGCCGAAAATCGACGATGAACTTTCTGCGGATCAGCTCCGCGCACGCCGCCTCCGCGCCTTTGAAATCCACCGTGACATGCCCGCCGCGCCGGGCAGGATCGAGCGGCGAATTGACGCGCAGACCGGCTTCTTGCGCTCGCTCGACGGCTCGCGCCGTCAGAATCATGCTGCGCGCGCGAATCGAAGGCACGCCGAGGTCGGCGATCATCGAGTACCCGGTAAGCGCGGCATACAATGCTGCGGGATTCGGCGTGCCGCCCGCGTAGCGCCAGACGTCGTCGGCCAGATCAGGATCCATTGAGAAATCGAACGGACGGCGCTGGCCGAACCAGCCGACAACCGTCGGGGTCAAGCGCTTGACGAGATCGGAACGCACGTAGAGATAAGCGGCCCCCGGACCGCCGCACAGCCATTTGACGCCGCCTCCTACGATCACGTCGACGTTCCAGCCAAGCGCGTCGATCGGCACCGTTCCCGCGGACTGATACGTGTCCAGCACGACCAGCGCCCCGACGCGATGCGCCTTCTCGATGATGGCCGCCGCGTCTTGGATGTAGGCGGATTTGAAGATCACATGCGAGATGGGCACGGCGAGCGTGCGCTCGTCGATCGCGTCGCACATAGCCTGCGTATCGATCGTGACGCCATCGCGGCTCTTGACCAGACAGATCTCCGCGCCGCGGGCTTGCTGCGCCGCCCAGTTATAGTGCACGGTGGGGAAGTTCAGTTCCGAGTAGACGACTTTGTTGCGCTTACCCGAGAAATCAAGACACGAAATGATCACGCTTTCGGCGATCGAGACGTTTTGCAGCATCGTGATGCTGCC is a window of Candidatus Eremiobacteraceae bacterium DNA encoding:
- a CDS encoding aminotransferase class V-fold PLP-dependent enzyme, whose amino-acid sequence is MKTALDPLLARRADFPILSTCTYLVSNSLGAMPAGVRERVAEFADDWATQGVVAWEKWLPLVTRVGDVVARIINAPAGSITMLQNVSIAESVIISCLDFSGKRNKVVYSELNFPTVHYNWAAQQARGAEICLVKSRDGVTIDTQAMCDAIDERTLAVPISHVIFKSAYIQDAAAIIEKAHRVGALVVLDTYQSAGTVPIDALGWNVDVIVGGGVKWLCGGPGAAYLYVRSDLVKRLTPTVVGWFGQRRPFDFSMDPDLADDVWRYAGGTPNPAALYAALTGYSMIADLGVPSIRARSMILTARAVERAQEAGLRVNSPLDPARRGGHVTVDFKGAEAACAELIRRKFIVDFRPGAGIRIGPHFYNTIEEVDAVIAEIVAIRDAG